The sequence TCCGTCAATGGCAGCGGAGGTTGCCGGCTGGATTGGTGGCTCGCGCCCAGGAGGCCGTCTCCCTCGCCTTGGCAATCCGGATTGGGACCAGAAACCTCACCTGATCGAAGACACCGCCCGGCGCAAACCTCTCGGCATCGCGCCGCACGGTTCTTTAGCCGATCGGCTGTATCGCGAAAAGAAATTCGACATCTTGACCGGACTGCTCAAGCGTATGCGCGACACGGGCGTCCTGGTCGGCCTTTCCGCGCACAACCCGGCCCTCGTCGAGTTGGCCGAAGAAAAGGGCTGGGACGTGGACTACTACATGTGTTGCCTTTACTACCGCACCCGCAACCGGGAGGAATATGTCAAACTGCTCGGCCCGGACCTGCCGCTGGGCGGAATTTACCTGCCTTCCGATCCGCCGCGGATGTTCAAGGTTGTCCAGCAAACCCGCAAGCCCTGTCTGGTGTACAAAGTCCTCACCGCCGGGTGGCGCATCGGAAATCCCGCGGAAGTTCGCCGGTGCTTGGCAACCGCGCTGAGCAATATCAAACCCGGAGACGCGTTGATCGTGGGGATGTACCAGGAGTTTGGCGATCAAGTCGGTGAGAACGCGGCCATCGTGCGGGAGATCTGCGCAGCGCGGCGCAAGGTGCGACAGCCTTGAATCGGTGAATCGGACGCGAAGGGGTTCTTGGTACTGACAACGCACTTCCACGCCTGAGCCGAGTTCTATCGGTGCGGTTCGTTATCCCTATTCCATCGGCGAAGGGACGCGTCGTCGCGATCCAAAAACAGCCTCCGGAACGTTAAGGGCTCGATGTGGCCGTCGCAAAACGCAACGTTGCCCTTGCTCTGATGCCGCGCCGCGGCTTGTGTGACCGCATGCACGACGCCAACACCGCGAGCTCCGGATGATTCCTGTCGATTCAACCCACCAGAGGACTCCATCACCGTATCCACGGGGAAATCGCTGCGACTAGATCTCGGCAAGAGGGCGAAGTTATCCCCAAGGGCTATCATGTCGGCCGGAACGCGCACCTCGTTTTCTCTCAAGGAACGGTACTCGCTTCCGTTCGCTCCTCCTCCGAGGCCAAGGCTCTTGCGCAAAGGCGGAGCTTCGGAGCCAATGTAGCCGTAACCATTGTAACCATAGGAGGTGAAACCGCTGACGGACACTGCTGGACCACCTGTGCTGGGAGGATAAACACGAGTCGGGCACCGCTTTATGCCTTGCTCTTCGTGTCCTTGGGCCATTCCACCAGTGTATCTCATTAGTCCAGCGGATGTCCCAACCAGATTTGTCAACACGTAAGGATTCGAGGGATATGTGCTGTAGTCGTTAACATATAGAGTCAATTGGAGACCCAATTGGCGCACATTGCTTCTGCATTTGATCGAATTAACCTTTGCTTTGGCTCGTTGCAGTGCAGGCAAGAGCATCCCGGCTAAGATGGCGATAATCGCAATAACGACGAGCAGCTCGATCAGGGTGAAACCAGATTTCCAGATGGCCGTCGGAGTTAACAGTCGTCCAGCACGCGAAATCCGCCGTGTTCGCATAGAATCACCAGGACAACATTAGCCTTAGAAACCCAATCAGCGGCCTGGTAGCTCGCCGTCGAAATCGCGATAAGAAGGGGAACGATTCCAAAGAGATGCAAGACGTTCTCCAGTGCATAGCGAGAAACTGCGTCTGTTCCGCTCACATCCGCACCGCGCGGTAGAAACGCGCGGGTTGGCCGGCGGCAATCGGATCGGTGAAAGTAGCGCTTCCGCCCGCGGCCGCGATCGTCACGGTCGTCAACGCGGACCAATTCCTGAGGTCCGCGGAAACCTCGATGCGATACGACGCCCCCGGCCCGCCCGTCAGGCTGAAATTCAAACTCGCGCCCACTTTCGCCACGGTGAGCTGCGGGGCATCCCCTGGCTCAGTGATGGTATGGATTTGGTTGATGGCGACGTTCCGGAGTTCTTGCGTTCTCCCAGACGGCCATTCGATTCTCAGGACGTCGATGCGCTCCGCGTCACCGAGGCCAAAATGAGCCTCGAGCGGCTGAGAGTTTCCATAGCCATCGCCACCGGTGATCTCCCGGAGCTGCGTTACGTTCGCGCCACCGATGCGGGCCTGTGCTCGAATCTTCGCTCCGATTCCCGCGCGATTGGCTTTGGTGCCGGCGAGTCTGAACTTTGCCCAGCGGTTGTTGTTTCCATTATTTCGGAAAAGCGTGTTGGGCACATCCAGCACATGCCCGCCGTTGGCGAGAAACAGGTCCAGGAACCCGTCATTATCGAAGTCGGCAAAACTGCACTGGAAAGTGGCGCCTTCGACGGGCACGACCTGAGAATCGAACACGAAGGCAAACACGTCGTTTCCAAGGTTGCGATAGAGCGCGTTCCGGCCGCTGCCCGCCACAAAGATGTCCAGCCGTCCGTCATTGTCGTAGTCTCCCCACGTGGCGCCGAGTGAGGCGATGCCATTGGAAGCCAGAGCGGGAACGAACACCTCGGTGAACACGCCGTTGCCATCATTGTGATAGAGGGTGTTCGTCTCCACGTCGCTCGCGAGCAGCAGATCCTGCAATCCGTCGTTGTCGTAATCTCCCCACGCGGCGCCCACCGAGCCGCCCGTCGTGATGGTGCTTCGGGAGTCGGCCTCGAAATTGCCGTTGCCGAGATTGCGGAACAGGAAATTCTTGCCGTCGCCGGTCGCCACGACGAGATCGATCTTCCCGTCATTATCATAATCCGACCACGCCGCGCCCCGGGAATCGCCGCCCGTCTCGACGATTGCCCCGGTGGCCACGCGCGAAAAGGGCGCCTTGCCGAGATTGCGGTAGAGCGCATGGGGCAACCCTCGGGCGTTGGCAACGAATAGATCCACAAAACCGTCGGCATCATAATCCGCCCAGGCCGCGCCACCGAACCCGGCAAAGTCGGTCGCTTCCGTGCCTTCGCCGGCGCGGGTGAAGGTGCCGTCGCCGTTGTTGCGAAACAGGTCGTTCGCGTCGCCGTCGTTGTTGGCGGTGAAGAGGTCCAGGCTGCCGTCGTTGTCGAAATCAGCCCACACGGCGGAATGATGGTCGCTGGCATCGGTCGCCAGCGCGCCCTGAGTGACGCGCGTGAATCCGGCGGCGCCATCGTTGCGGAACAGGTAATTGGCCTTGCCGGTGGCCCCGCCGTTCCACGCCAGCAAATCGAGATCCCCGTCTTTGTCGTAGTCCGCCCAGGCGCTCCCGCGGGAGCCGCCGAGCTCGGAGACAGCGCCCGGCACGCGCGAGAAAGGATCGATAATCAACCGCGCCACGCGGCTGGTCAGTGACACTCCGGCGCTGGTGAGGATCGCGCTGTAATTGGCCGCATGCTCGCGTTGCACGGAATTGAGGGTCAGAATTTTGTTGGTCTCTCCGGCCAGGGGCTTGCCATCCCGCAGCCATTGAACCGAGATTCCTGACGGGCCGGTGAAGGTCACGTGAAGGATTCCTGATTCGCCCAGACCCGCGACCTGGTCTTTGGGGTTCGTTTTGATGGCGAAGGGCAGATCGCCGCCAGTTTCCGTCACGGTCAGGAATTGATCCGCCGGCACGCTTTTCATTTCATCGACCTTGCCGGACGGCCATTCGATGCGCACGGTCTCGGCCAGACGCGCTTCGCCCAGCCCGAAGTGCGCGATCAACTCACCTCCGTTGTGTCCGTTCCCATTGTTGATTTCGCGCATCTGCGTCCGGAGCGCGCCCCGGTAGGTGGCGGTGAGACGGACTTTCGCGCCAATGGCGGAGCGGTTGGAAGTCGTGCCGATCAGCCTGAACTTGAGCCAGTGATTGGTGTTGCCGTTGTTTCGGTAGAGGAAATTCTTCTCATCGCGGAGGTTTCCAACAAACAGGTCCAGGAACCCGTCGTTGTCAAAATCCGCCCAGCCGCAAGCGACGGAATGCCCGCCGTCATTGGCCGGGCTGCCCGTCTGAACGCGGTCAAAGTTCCCGTCGCCCCGATTGTGATACAGCGCGTTGTTTTCGCCGGTCTGTTCGCCGTTGGGAACGAAAAGGTCCAGGAAGCCGTCGTTGTCGTAATCGGCCCAAGCCGGGTACGCGGCATTGGACGCTGCGCCTTCCAACAAATCCGGCGGCATCCGCCGGAACGTGCCGTTGCCGTTGTTGCGGAAGAGTTGATTGCCCCGAGCGAGCGCATTACCTACGAACAAATCCAGGTTGCCGTCGTTGTCGAAATCGCCCCAGGCCGCGCCGCGGTTGCCGGCGTCCCCGCGTATCACGGTGGCATCGAGCACTTGCGAAAAATTGCCGTCGCCTTCATTGCGGAAGAAGAGATTCTGCTGGCTGAGGAAGTAATTCAAAAACAGGTCGGGTCGCCCGTCGTTGTTGTAATCCGCCCAGACGCCGGGGCGAAAGTTTCCACTGGGGATGGTCGTGATCAGGCCGCGCGTGATTTTGATGAACCGGCCATTGCCCAGATACTGGTGAAGGGAATTCTGACTCGAATCCCTCGCCGTTAACCACAAGTCAAGAAAACCATCCCCGTCGAAGTCCGCCCACGTGCCCGATTGCGTCTTGCCGCCTCGGGTGGTGAACGGCGTGTCCGTTACGCTGGCAAATGCGCCGTCGCCCAGGTTTCGGTGGAGCGCGTTGGTCTGGCCCAGGGCGCGAGCGACAAACAGGTCGAGGTTGCCGTCATTATCGTAATCGGCCCAGCTCGCGCCGAGGGAATTGTTGGTGGAGGTCACGAGATTTCCCGTCGTGATCTCGGAGAAGGTGCCGTCGCCGTTGTTCCTGAACAGTTGATTGCGCGCGCTTTGCAGCACGCTCCCGCGAACGACGTAGAGATCCATCCATCCGTCGTTGTTGTAATCTCCCAACGCGCAAGCCACGGAGATGCCGCCTTCCGCCACGATCGGTCCGGTCATGATCTTGGTGAAGGAGGGATCCACCGAGAGCACTGCCGGGGCGCTGGTGACGGAGCCGGACGAGTTACGGATGGTCACGGTATAGGTTCCGGCATGAGAAGCCTGAACGTTCGTAACGGTCAAGCTTTGGGCCGTCGCGCCGGAAAGGGCTGCTCCACCCTTCTGCCATTGGTAAGTGACCGGCAGAGAAGTCGGATCGATTTCCACGCGGAACGTCGCGTTCGCGCCGAGGCTCACGGAAGCGTTCGTCGGTTGGACCGCAATCACCGGTTGCGCAAACGCAGAGGCCACGCCCGCAAGCCAGATTAGGAAAACAGTCGTCGCGACCATGAACCTGCGGTGTCCCCAGGGAACTTCCGCGGTTCTCGGACCATGTTCTCGTCCCATGAACCAGGCAGGGTGAGTCCGTCCCGGCGAGCCGCTCGACGTGCCGGGAACACGTCCAACTCGGCTCGCTGGGGACAGGCTCGCCCTACCGTCGTCGGAGGCACGCAAGAGTCGTGGATCGCGTGCAGGCGCAGTGAGCGGAAAGGAGCGAGCTTTGACGCGCCAGCGTCTTGGAGTGCGGCAGTCCTCTGCCGCCTTTGGACCGACCTGGCGGATCGGAAGCGCCAGGAGACTGGCGCACTCCAAAGCCTGGCGGAACGGCGACCATTCTTGCGCAGAGTAGAGAAGCCGGAAGGAGGTCGTTGGCAAGAGGGGAGAGGTGTTAATATGCATGGTACGACGAGATGTTGCCCCACTCTTACCCGAATCACGCCGGAATCGGAAGCAGCTTTTTCGGCGCTCTCGACCGATCCGACCGATCACTGATCACTGAATACTGATTACCGGTCACCCTCCGCTCTAGGCAGGACGCTGCGCGCATTCCAATTTGGATTGGTTTTCGTCCCTGCGGCGCCTATTTTTCACCGCGTGGATGAGCCGCTGTTTTCTAAAGTCATCGAGCAAGCGCTGGCGCTGCAAGCACGGCTCCCGGAACTGAGGCTGATCGTCATCGGCGGAACCGCCGCCGCCGTGCATTGCGATCATCGGTTTTCGCTGGACGTGGATTGCGTCAGTCCATCGCTTGCGGAGCGTTTCGAGGACGCGGCGCAAAACCTCGAGTCCTGGGACGGTTGGACGACACTGCGCAGGAACCCTCCGAATTTCATTCTGGGCCAACGCTGCGGCATCGAGCTCGGCGTGCGCCAGAGCCGGCGCGACGTGCCGATCCAAACCGCCTGCGTCCAGGGCCTGTCCGTCCCGACCGTCCGGGAGATGATTCGGATCAAAGCGTTCTTGATGACGGAGCGCCGCGCCACGCGCGATTACGTGGATTTCGTCGCGCTGGCCTCGAAGCTGGATCAAGATTCCACGTTGAATGCGCTCGGGTATTTGAATTGCACTTACGGCGTCGGCGCCGGAGGACAAACGCCTGCGACCCGTTTCGCCGAGGCTTGCGAGATTCAGCCGCTGGATTTGCCGGCGGTGCCGTTGGGATCGTATCGCGGTCTGCGCTCGCCGTACACGCATTGGAGTTTCGACGCCGAGATTTGCCGGCGTTTCGGGCGGCTCTTGATCAAACGCGAACTGAACCATCAACTTCCCGGTGCGTTGGACGCGGGGTTTTTTGAATCATGAATCCGGACCGAAGCACCGAGGGCTTCACGCCGCTGACGTATCTCAACCTCATCCAGCGCGGCGGGACGGAAGATTGGAGACGACTGTATCGCCTCTGCCACGATCCGGGGATTGCCCGGCAAGTCGCGGCCATGCTACCGTTGCGCGACCCGGATTTGCTGGCTTCGGCTCGGGTCTGGAAATTTCTGCTGGAGGATTTGCATCCGGAACTGAACCTCTCGATCGAGATCAGGGAAACTCGGCGGTCCATCGGAGTTTAGACCCAGCCATGTCTTCCCATGAGCGGTAGGGGCGCATTCCACTGCGTCCCCAATCAACCCTGGAAGCGGAGGGCTGGCCAGGGAAGCCACAGTGGAACTCCCGAGGTTTCCGGTTTTCTCGTCCTTCGCCCTCGCTTCAACCAACGCGCTGGGGATATCAGGGACGCGGTGGAACGCGTCCTTACCTTTTTACCTTCTGTTCAGAATCCGGACTTTATTGCTGTACGACCTAAAGTTTCTTCGGGGACTGCCGATAGTACCGGTACCTGGCATCAGATTAGGGGTGGGAGGTCAGGCTGGAGAACCAACCGTGGAGGTTGGTTCCGACGACACGGATGTCGTTGTAGCAGGAACAAAAGACAAACGGATTTGTCTTATGCCTCTCGTGATCAACACAAATGTGTCCGCAACGCATTCTGCGCGTTTGCTGGACGTATCGGCGGCGCGGCTCGCCAAGTCGCTCGCGCGGCTCTCTTCCGGATCACGCCTGGTTTCCCCCGAAGATGACGCCGCGGGCCTGGCTCAATCCATCAAATTCGACGCGCAGATCAACCGCAACGTCGCCGCGAACAGCAACATTCAGAACGCGGTCTCGTTCAGCCAGACCCAGGACGGGTTCCTCCAGAAAGTTCAGAAATCCCTGGATAGGATGAGCGAATTGTCGGTCCTGGCCCAAGACGCCACCAAGACCAACTCCGATCTCTCCAACTACCAGTCTGAATTCACGCAGTTGCAGAGTTACGTCAGCGACATCACGGGCAAGCAGTTTAACGGCGTGAGCTTGTTTGACGCTTCGGGGCTGAGCATCACCCTCGACAGCGACGCGGTGACCTTCGGCGTGAACGCCGCCAATCTGACCGGAGCGACCTCCACCGGGGTGCTCAACGCTTACAGCGGCATTTCGATCTCGACTTCGACGGCAGCGTACTCGGCCTTGAACCAAATCAAGACCGCCATCCAGGCGTTGGCGAACATGCGGGCGTTGGTGGGTGCAAATATCCAGCGGTTGAATCTGACCAGCGAGCAATTGACCATTCTGAATCAGAACTTGTCCGCCGCGAACAGCCGGATCAAGGACGTCGACGTAGCGGATGAGAGCACGGAGTTTGCGAAACAGAACATTCTGGTGCAATCCGGCACCGCTATGCTCGCCCAGGCCAACGCCGTCCCCATCGCCGCCCTGCAATTGCTCGGATAACCTTCTGAGGAGACCGCAGGATAGGCGACACTTTCTTCCCCCTCACCCCGGCCCTCTCCCTTGGGGAGAGGGAGAATCGTTCGCCGCACTCCAACAAGCTGAGAGCGTGTCCGAAAATTCCGCGGGGTCCTGTTCTCGCGCCAAAGGCCGGATGGCGAGGCGCAGCGAAGGAGAATATCCTCCCTGGATCTTCGACTGAGGAGCAACGAAGCCAGGCGGCCTTTGGCGCGAAAACCCTCCGGGCGGCGGGTCTTTTGTCCGTGGCCTGCGTTGGCTCGGTCCTTACAGCCCGCGTTGGGGATGCTCGGACCTCGCCGCCTTGGCCACAGCCAAAATCCCTCGCCGCAGGACCCCGCGCAATTTTCGGACACGCTCTGAGCGTGGCGGATCGGTCGATACGCCGGCGCAGGATTCCCTCTCCCTGAGCGAGAGGGCCAGGGTGAGGGGGAACGCGGCGTCCAATAACCAAGCGCTGTAGCTTATCCCACGGACTGCACAGTTCGTCGGATTGCTGAAGGTAGGGCGAGCCCGTCTCGGCGAGCCGCTCCACGCGCTTGGAACACGTCCGGATCGGCTCGCTGAGGACAGACTCGCCCTACCTTCAGTTCAGGGAAGCGT is a genomic window of Verrucomicrobiota bacterium containing:
- a CDS encoding prepilin-type N-terminal cleavage/methylation domain-containing protein, giving the protein MRTRRISRAGRLLTPTAIWKSGFTLIELLVVIAIIAILAGMLLPALQRAKAKVNSIKCRSNVRQLGLQLTLYVNDYSTYPSNPYVLTNLVGTSAGLMRYTGGMAQGHEEQGIKRCPTRVYPPSTGGPAVSVSGFTSYGYNGYGYIGSEAPPLRKSLGLGGGANGSEYRSLRENEVRVPADMIALGDNFALLPRSSRSDFPVDTVMESSGGLNRQESSGARGVGVVHAVTQAAARHQSKGNVAFCDGHIEPLTFRRLFLDRDDASLRRWNRDNEPHR
- a CDS encoding nucleotidyl transferase AbiEii/AbiGii toxin family protein, coding for MDEPLFSKVIEQALALQARLPELRLIVIGGTAAAVHCDHRFSLDVDCVSPSLAERFEDAAQNLESWDGWTTLRRNPPNFILGQRCGIELGVRQSRRDVPIQTACVQGLSVPTVREMIRIKAFLMTERRATRDYVDFVALASKLDQDSTLNALGYLNCTYGVGAGGQTPATRFAEACEIQPLDLPAVPLGSYRGLRSPYTHWSFDAEICRRFGRLLIKRELNHQLPGALDAGFFES
- a CDS encoding flagellin, with amino-acid sequence MPLVINTNVSATHSARLLDVSAARLAKSLARLSSGSRLVSPEDDAAGLAQSIKFDAQINRNVAANSNIQNAVSFSQTQDGFLQKVQKSLDRMSELSVLAQDATKTNSDLSNYQSEFTQLQSYVSDITGKQFNGVSLFDASGLSITLDSDAVTFGVNAANLTGATSTGVLNAYSGISISTSTAAYSALNQIKTAIQALANMRALVGANIQRLNLTSEQLTILNQNLSAANSRIKDVDVADESTEFAKQNILVQSGTAMLAQANAVPIAALQLLG